DNA from Polaribacter sp. NJDZ03:
TTCTAGTTTCTCTAAAATCATCTGCAGGAGAAGGAAAACCGGCAGAAATACCAACATCAACCAAAATAGCTCCGTTACCAGAAGAAGCTTTAGGTGTAAAAAAAGTAAGGTTTTTAGTTCCGTTCATAATGTTTGCAAATTATAACTTTTCTTTAAATGTTTGAGATATTATTTTGCAATTAAAATACGGTCTTACAATTATTGCAAATGCGTCTTGTTTTTTCGAAAAATGGGAATAACATATAGAATATATTTTTCCTTTTAAGAGGTGCAATTAATATTTGAGTAGCGTTGCAATTCGGACAAAAAATATCATTTCCATTTTCATCCTTTTGATAAACTCTAATCTCATTATAAATAGTTGCTGCTTTTTCAAAATCATCTTT
Protein-coding regions in this window:
- a CDS encoding DUF2007 domain-containing protein, whose product is MNDNYKILAVFEYSTEAHITKTKLDSEGFKTLLMDEKTIDTDPLVSNAIGGVKLLVHKDDFEKAATIYNEIRVYQKDENGNDIFCPNCNATQILIAPLKRKNIFYMLFPFFEKTRRICNNCKTVF